The DNA region TATTTTTTGTTTATTTTATTTTATGAAAAATTAATTATTAAATATTTACACTTTTCTTGTTATGTAAATATGAATAGATTTTCATCTATTGTATAAAACTAAATTCTGGACTATAGTCTAATTGTAGTTCAATAGGAGGTATTGATATGAACCCAAATTTACTTTATAAGATTGCATTAAAAAAATATGAAAAGGCTAGTAAAGCAATTGATTCTTTAACAAAGGATGTCGCTGGAGTTTTTCCTGATTATGATAATAAAAGAGCTTTGATTTCTTTTGATTATCTTCTTCAATGCACTTTATTAAAACAAGCTTTAGCTGATGGTACAATTAGTGAAAATGAATTAGAATTCATCAAAGGTATTTCTAATCATGGGGATGTTTTAGAAGAAATTAAAAGCTCATTTGATGATACAAATGTTGGTGGTCTTATTAAAAAGACAACATGGAATGATATTTATTATTTAGGTCCTGTTGCTCAAACTGCTCTTGTAAATGCTATAAGTAATTTTGTTCAATCATATATTGATGAAACTGCTCTTTTATGCGGTGTTGCTGATGCCTTAACAAGAAAGAATTATTATAAAGTTATTGCTAATAGTATTTCTTCCATCTTAACAATTTTTGCTAAAATTGATGGCAAGAAAGAAAAGGTTGAACTCTTTGTTGGTACAACTGAATTTGTTGAAGCTTTCGGAAATAGCTACCTTGCTATGAAGGAATTAGTTCAAGAGCTTGTCAGAGAAGGAAAAGAACTTAAGAAAGCTTTGCATAAGGATATCAAAGCCCTTAGAAAAGAAGCTGAAAAATATCT from Firmicutes bacterium CAG:345 includes:
- a CDS encoding unknown (no significant homology to UniProt) — protein: MNPNLLYKIALKKYEKASKAIDSLTKDVAGVFPDYDNKRALISFDYLLQCTLLKQALADGTISENELEFIKGISNHGDVLEEIKSSFDDTNVGGLIKKTTWNDIYYLGPVAQTALVNAISNFVQSYIDETALLCGVADALTRKNYYKVIANSISSILTIFAKIDGKKEKVELFVGTTEFVEAFGNSYLAMKELVQELVREGKELKKALHKDIKALRKEAEKYLASHKDIDIEKEINDLIDEIYAELNSEEE